A DNA window from Kitasatospora atroaurantiaca contains the following coding sequences:
- a CDS encoding N-acetylmuramoyl-L-alanine amidase: MTATHRAHRASHRRRHKLRIPLAVTAAAAATATGFALFAGASTTPAAASAGSDALQRQFAAAAAEFHVPQSVLLALSYQETRWESHQGQPSTTGNYNVMGLTQVDPAAVAITQGEEGGAGEDAHAVAKSAATPSSTTAPIDSPALHTLEAAARLIGQPTAALRTDTAQSVRGGAALIAKYQKEIGKPASADASAWYDAVVRFSQSPAADGGRQFADRVYRTIKTGAERTTVEGQHVTLGPNAQVSTPVLAASPRDVSTVECPPTLNCDIVNAAYQSTGSGSSLSYGNYAKFNRPADGQDIRYIIVHDTEGAYDGALSVFKNPAKQASAHYLVGGNNNKVTQLVATKDVAWHAGNRYVNMHSIGIEHEGWAIPNASWYTDQQYQNSALLTKYLADRFGVPLDRQHILGHDDVPVPAYNLGGEHWDPGTLWDWDHYMDLLGSPIRSNGGGSLLVGGKVVIDPPLTTANQPSVTGCGPDPSREYPGQPCPTMPGNFVYLYTGPGTSYALVNSGGTDASDGRAKAVSGQSFVIADLKGDWTAIWFGGSKAWFYNPNGQNGVADDRTKQLLVKPKNNDAPVYGRAFPEALAYPAGIKADDVTPLSPTATVPTGQLYAVLGSGPVISDNYHVANDDGSDWAKNSVIVGSTKYYEIRYNHRIAYVKADDVDVVAATTPAPSGYTPFGPTRLLDTRSGLGAPAAKVGADRTVSLQVTGGDTGVPANATSVILNVTAVAPTSNGFVTVYPDGQPRPLASNLNFSAGQVIPNLVVVPVVNGKVNFYNRAGSVDLLADITGYYTPDGTSKLTTTTPTRLLDTREGTGAPKAQVGAGGEVTLQVAGNAGVPANATGVILNVTATGPTADSFVTVYPHGSTMPTVSNLNFTAGQTIPNLVIVPITDGKVSLFNRAGSVDLLADITGYYAPDGASTFTSAGPTRLLDTRSGLGAPQAKVGAGSTLTLQVAGKAGLPSSGVTAVVLNVTAVLPSADSFVTVYPDGTTRPNVSNLNFKAGQVIPNLVVVPVVNGKVAFFNRAGSADLLADITGYYTN; this comes from the coding sequence CCGCTGCCGCCACTGCCACCGGGTTCGCCCTGTTCGCCGGCGCGAGCACCACTCCCGCCGCCGCCTCGGCGGGGTCGGACGCGCTGCAGCGCCAGTTCGCCGCCGCGGCCGCCGAGTTCCACGTGCCGCAGAGCGTGCTGCTGGCGCTCTCGTACCAGGAGACCCGCTGGGAGTCCCACCAGGGGCAGCCGAGCACCACGGGCAACTACAACGTGATGGGCCTGACCCAGGTCGATCCCGCCGCCGTGGCCATCACCCAGGGCGAGGAAGGCGGCGCCGGCGAGGACGCCCACGCCGTCGCGAAGTCCGCCGCCACGCCGAGCAGCACGACCGCACCGATCGACAGCCCTGCACTGCACACCCTGGAGGCCGCCGCGCGCCTGATCGGTCAGCCGACGGCTGCGTTGCGCACCGACACCGCGCAGAGTGTCCGTGGCGGCGCCGCATTGATCGCCAAGTACCAGAAGGAGATCGGCAAGCCCGCCTCCGCTGACGCCTCCGCCTGGTACGACGCGGTGGTGCGCTTCAGTCAGTCGCCGGCTGCCGACGGCGGGCGGCAGTTCGCCGACCGTGTGTACAGAACGATCAAGACCGGCGCCGAGCGGACGACCGTCGAGGGACAGCACGTCACTCTGGGGCCCAACGCCCAGGTGTCGACCCCAGTGCTCGCGGCTTCGCCGCGCGACGTGTCCACCGTCGAGTGCCCACCGACCCTGAACTGCGACATCGTCAATGCCGCCTACCAGTCGACGGGAAGCGGTAGCTCGTTGAGCTACGGCAATTACGCCAAGTTCAACCGTCCGGCAGACGGTCAGGACATCCGTTACATCATCGTCCACGACACCGAGGGCGCCTACGATGGTGCGCTCTCGGTCTTCAAGAACCCGGCCAAGCAGGCTAGCGCCCACTACCTGGTCGGGGGCAACAACAACAAGGTGACCCAGCTGGTGGCCACCAAGGATGTCGCCTGGCATGCGGGCAACCGCTATGTGAACATGCATAGCATCGGGATCGAGCATGAGGGCTGGGCCATCCCCAACGCTTCCTGGTACACCGATCAGCAGTACCAGAACTCCGCGCTGCTCACCAAGTACCTGGCCGACCGCTTCGGCGTCCCGCTGGACCGCCAGCACATTCTCGGTCACGACGACGTTCCCGTCCCCGCGTACAACCTCGGCGGCGAGCACTGGGATCCGGGGACGCTCTGGGACTGGGACCACTACATGGACCTGCTCGGCTCACCGATCAGGTCCAACGGCGGCGGCTCGCTGCTCGTCGGCGGAAAGGTCGTCATCGACCCTCCGCTGACCACGGCCAACCAGCCGAGCGTCACCGGTTGCGGCCCCGACCCGAGCAGGGAGTACCCTGGCCAGCCCTGCCCCACCATGCCGGGAAACTTCGTCTACCTGTACACCGGCCCCGGCACCAGCTACGCGCTGGTGAACAGTGGCGGGACCGACGCCTCTGACGGTCGCGCCAAGGCGGTGTCGGGACAGTCCTTCGTCATTGCAGACCTCAAGGGTGACTGGACAGCCATCTGGTTCGGCGGCTCCAAGGCCTGGTTCTACAACCCGAACGGCCAGAACGGCGTTGCGGATGACCGGACGAAGCAGCTCCTGGTCAAGCCGAAGAACAACGACGCCCCGGTGTACGGGCGTGCCTTCCCCGAGGCCTTGGCGTATCCGGCCGGCATCAAGGCGGACGACGTCACCCCGCTCTCTCCTACAGCCACCGTCCCGACCGGACAGCTCTACGCCGTTCTCGGTTCCGGCCCGGTGATCAGTGACAACTACCACGTGGCGAACGACGACGGCTCCGACTGGGCCAAGAACAGTGTGATCGTTGGCTCGACCAAGTATTACGAGATCCGGTACAACCACCGGATCGCGTACGTGAAGGCTGACGACGTCGACGTGGTCGCCGCTACCACGCCCGCGCCGAGCGGCTACACCCCCTTCGGCCCGACCCGCCTGCTGGACACCCGGTCCGGTCTCGGCGCGCCGGCGGCGAAGGTCGGCGCCGACCGCACCGTCTCGCTGCAGGTCACCGGCGGCGACACCGGCGTGCCCGCCAACGCCACCTCGGTGATCCTGAACGTCACCGCCGTCGCGCCCACGTCCAACGGCTTCGTGACGGTCTACCCGGACGGGCAGCCCCGCCCGCTGGCGTCGAACCTCAACTTCAGTGCCGGGCAGGTCATCCCGAACCTCGTGGTCGTCCCGGTCGTCAACGGCAAGGTCAACTTCTACAACCGGGCCGGCAGCGTCGACCTGCTCGCCGACATCACCGGCTACTACACGCCGGACGGCACCTCGAAGCTGACCACCACCACGCCGACCCGTCTGCTGGACACCCGGGAGGGCACCGGCGCGCCCAAGGCGCAGGTCGGCGCCGGCGGTGAGGTGACCCTGCAGGTCGCCGGCAACGCGGGCGTGCCCGCCAACGCCACGGGCGTGATCCTCAACGTCACGGCGACCGGCCCGACCGCCGACAGCTTCGTGACGGTCTACCCGCACGGAAGCACCATGCCCACCGTCTCCAACCTCAACTTCACCGCCGGGCAGACGATCCCGAACCTGGTGATCGTCCCGATCACCGACGGCAAGGTCAGCCTCTTCAACCGGGCCGGCAGCGTCGACCTGCTCGCCGACATCACCGGCTACTACGCGCCCGACGGCGCCTCGACCTTCACCAGCGCGGGCCCGACCCGGCTGCTGGACACCCGGTCCGGCCTCGGCGCACCGCAGGCCAAGGTCGGCGCCGGCAGCACCCTGACCCTCCAGGTCGCCGGCAAGGCCGGGCTGCCGAGCTCCGGGGTGACGGCCGTGGTCCTCAACGTCACCGCGGTGCTCCCCTCGGCGGACAGTTTCGTCACCGTCTACCCGGACGGCACCACCCGCCCGAACGTCTCCAACCTCAACTTCAAGGCCGGCCAGGTGATCCCGAACCTGGTCGTCGTCCCGGTCGTGAACGGCAAGGTCGCCTTCTTCAACCGGGCCGGAAGCGCCGACCTGCTGGCCGACATCACCGGCTACTACACCAACTGA